Proteins encoded by one window of Ovis canadensis isolate MfBH-ARS-UI-01 breed Bighorn chromosome 14, ARS-UI_OviCan_v2, whole genome shotgun sequence:
- the LOC138419243 gene encoding endogenous retrovirus group K member 13-1 Env polyprotein-like isoform X1, translated as MPKCRAGSRRGWYARRRNSLTYQMHRMTLGEPTSELPTQRQIEALMQYAWNEAHVQPPVTPTNILIMLLLLQRIQNGAAAAFWAYIPDPPMIQSLGWDREIVPVYVNDTSLLGGKSDIHISPQQANISFYGLTTQYPMCFSYQSQHPHCIQVSAEISYPRVTISGIDEKTGKRSYRDGTGPLDIPFCDKHLSIGIGIDTPWTLCRARVASVYNINNANATFLWDWAPGGTPDFPEYRGQHPPILSVNTAQVYQTELWKLLAAFGHGNSLYLQPNISGSKYGNVGVTGFLYPRACVPYPFMLIQGHVEITLSLNIYHLTCSNCILTNCIRGVAKGEQVIIVKQPAFVMLPVEIAEAWYDETALELLQRINTALSRTKRSLSLIVLGIVSLITLIATAVTASVSLAQSIQAAHTVDSLSYNVTKVMGTQEDIDKKMEDRLSALYDVVRVLGEQVQSISFRMKIQCHANYNWICVTKKAYNASDFPWDKVKKHLQGIWFNTNVSLDLLQLHNEILNIENSPKATLNIADTVNNFLQNLFSNFPSLHSLWRSIIAVGAVLTVVLIVICLAPCLIRSIVKEFLHMRVLIHKNMLQHRHLMELLKNKERGAAGDCP; from the coding sequence ATGCCGAAGTGCCGCGCTGGATCCCGGAGAGGCTGGTATGCGCGACGGAGGAACTCCCTGACATATCAAATGCATCGCATGACATTGGGCGAGCCCACGAGTGAGCTGCCTACCCAAAGGCAGATTGAGGCGTTGATGCAATATGCTTGGAATGAGGCTCATGTACAACCTCCAGTGACACCTACAAACATACTGATCATGTTATTATTGTTACAGCGGATACAAAACGGGGCGGCTGCGGCTTTTTGGGCATACATTCCTGATCCGCCTATGATTCAATCATTAGGATGGGATAGAGAGATAGTACCTGTTTATGTCAACGATACAAGTCTTTTAGGAGGAAAATCGGACATTCACATTTCTCCTCAGCAAGCCAATATCTCTTTTTATGGTCTTACTACACAATATCCTATGTGCTTTTCTTATCAATCACAACATCCTCACTGCATACAGGTGTCAGCTGAGATATCCTACCCTCGAGTAACTATTTCTGGCATTGATGAAAAAACCGGAAAAAGATCGTACCGTGACGGAACCGGACCTCTCGACATTCCGTTTTGTGACAAACATTTAAGCATCGGCATAGGAATAGACACTCCTTGGACTTTATGTCGAGCCCGGGTTGCATCAGTGtacaacatcaacaatgccaaTGCCACCTTTTTATGGGACTGGGCACCTGGGggaacacctgatttccccgaatATCGAGGACAGCATCCACCCATTCTCTCTGTAAACACTGCTCAAGTATATCAAACAGAACTGTGGAAACTTTTGGCTGCTTTTGGTCATGGCAATAGCCTATATTTACAACCCAATATTAGTGGGAGTAAATATGGTAATGTAGGAGTTACAGGGTTTTTATATCCCCGAGCTTGTGTCCCTTACCCATTCATGTTGATACAAGGCCATGTGGAAATAACACTGtcattgaatatttatcatttaacTTGTTCTAATTGCATACTTACCAATTGCATTAGAGGTGTTGCCAAAGGAGAACAAGTTATAATAGTAAAACAACCTGCTTTTGTAATGTTACCTGTTGAAATAGCTGAAGCTTGGTATGACGAGACTGCTTTAGAATTGCTACAACGCATTAACACGGCTCTTAGCCGCACAAAAAGAAGTTTGAGCCTGATTGTTCTGGGTATAGTATCTTTAATCACCCTTATAGCAACTGCTGTTACCGCTTCTGTATCTTTAGCACAATCCATTCAAGCTGCTCATACTGTAGACTCCTTGTCATATAATGTTACTAAAGTAATGGGAACACAAGAAGACATAGATAAAAAAATGGAAGATAGATTATCAGCCTTATATGATGTGGTTAGAGTTCTAGGAGAACAAGTTCAGAGCATTAGTTTTCGCATGAAAATTCAATGTCATGCTAATTATAATTGGATTTGTGTTACAAAAAAGGCTTACAATGCATCTGATTTTCCGTGGGATAAGGTGAAAAAACATCTACAAGGAATTTGGTTTAATACTAATGTTTCTCTAGATCTTTTGCAATTGCATAATGAAATTCTTAATATTGAAAATTCTCCAAAAGCTACTCTGAATATAGCTGATACTGTCAacaattttttacaaaatttattttctaacttcccTAGCCTTCATTCACTGTGGCGAAGCATAATTGCTGTGGGCGCGGTTCTGACTGTTGTACTTATCGTAATTTGTTTAGCTCCTTGTCTTATTCGTAGCATTGTTAAAGAATTTTTACATATGAGAGTTTTGATACATAAAAACATGTTGCAACACCGACATCttatggagcttttaaaaaataaagagaggggagCTGCGGGTGACTgcccgtga
- the LOC138419243 gene encoding endogenous retrovirus group K member 113 Gag polyprotein-like isoform X2, with the protein MGQMHSRQLFVHMLSVMLKHRGITVSKPKLINFLSFIEEVCPWFPREGTVNLETWKKVGEQIRTHYTLHGPEKVPVETLSFWTLIRDCLDFDNDELKRLGNLLKQEENPLHVPDSEPRYAVPEGVEGDPLFFKLSRPSDNDDSLSSTDEAELDEEAAKYHQEDWGFLAQEKGASTSKDDLVECLKNLTVALQNSGIKLPSNNSKPPSAPPLPPAYAPSVVAGLDPPPGPPPPSEIVSPLQKALRQAQRLGEVVSDFSLAFPVFENNNQHFYEALPFKQLKELKIACSQYGPTALFTIAMIENLGTQNLPPNDWKQIARACLSGGDYLLWKSEYVEQCARIADVNRQQGIQTSYEMLTGEGAFQATNTQLNFLPGAYAQISNAARQAWKKLPSSSTKTEDLSKVRQGPDEPYQDFVARLLDTIGCRSAALDPGEAGMRDGGTP; encoded by the exons ATGGGACAGATGCATAGTCGTCAATTGTTTGTACATATGTTATCTGTAATGTTAAAACATCGGGGAATTACTGTTTCCAAacctaaattaatcaattttctttcatttattgaggAAGTTTGCCCTTGGTTCCCCAGAGAAGGCACAGTAAATTTAGAGACATGGAAGAAGGTAGGGGAACAAATTCGGACTCATTATACTCTACATGGCCCTGAAAAAGTCCCTGTTGAAACTTTATCCTTTTGGACACTAATTCGTGATTGTCTGGACTTTGATAATGATGAATTAAAACGCTtaggaaatttattaaaacaggaagaaaatccTCTCCATGTTCCTGATTCGGAACCCAGGTATGCTGTTCCTGAGGGAGTTGAAGGCGAccctctgttttttaaattatcgCGTCCTTCGGATAATGATGATTCACTTTCATCCACAGATGAGGCGGAATTAGACGAAGAAGCTGCTAAATACCATCAAGAGGATTGGGGTTTTTTGGCACAGGAAAAGGGGGCGTCAACATCTAAAGATGATTTGGTTGAATGTTTAAAAAACCTCACTGTTGCTTTACAGAACTCAGGAATTAAGCTTCCTAGTAACAATTCTAAACCTCCTTCTGCCCCGCCTCTTCCCCCTGCCTATGCTCCTTCCGTTGTGGCTGGTCTCGATCCCCCTCCGGGGCCTCCTCCTCCATCTGAGATTGTGTCTCCGCTGCAGAAGGCATTGAGGCAAGCACAACGACTTGGTGAGGTTGTCTCcgatttttctcttgcttttcctgtctttgaaaaTAACAACCAGCATTTTTATGAAGCGCTGCCTTTCAAACAACTAAAAGAGTTAAAGATTGCTTGCTCACAATACGGTCCTACCGCTCTATTCACTATTGCTATGATAGAAAATTTGGGTACTCAAAATTTACCCCCAAATGATTGGAAACAAATAGCTAGGGCCTGTCTCTCGGGGGGAGATTATTTACTATGGAAATCTGAATATGTTGAACAGTGTGCTCGTATAGCCGATGTTAATCGGCAGCAAGGTATACAGACCTCTTACGAAATGTTGACTGGTGAAGGCGCTTTCCAGGCTACTAATACTCAACTTAATTTCTTACCTGGTGCATACGCACAAATATCAAATGCGGCTCGGCAGGCATGGAAAAAACTTCCTAGCTCCAGTACTAAGACAGAAGATCTTTCAAAAGTCCGACAGGGACCTGATGAGCCTTATCAGGACTTCGTGGCACGGCTCTTAGATACTATAG GATGCCGAAGTGCCGCGCTGGATCCCGGAGAGGCTGGTATGCGCGACGGAGGAACTCCCTGA